Proteins encoded by one window of uncultured Draconibacterium sp.:
- a CDS encoding MFS transporter has protein sequence MQNRNLLLLWTGKLVSALGDRMYAIAIAWWILEVTNSPAMMGLYLLAATLPMVLMGIIAGAIIDKSNLKRVIIIADVVRGIGITLLGLLFLAGKLTLFSVFSTTVVISLASAFFNPAVTSIVPRIVQKSECGKANSLIQLVDGIAKVAGPFAGVAMVAATGYAGAFLINGISFLLSAFFEGFICYERKHILWRKSSDNDPGKSKTLINDIQAGLQYIFSNARLLNLLFYIFVAHFFVGALSVMLPVMAKFVSNDNLNLLGILETVLGAGFVVGALILSRRSEEKFSIDSLPKIFVLVGFSIVTIGVIAFFSSLPLLLFALPVFVIGYCIVFASINWKTFMQVNTPPEKLGRVAAISGLVGDITLPIAFGLYGFLLDQLDFVVLTIISGCLLIIAIYIINLGTRKRLAPVRV, from the coding sequence ATGCAAAACAGAAATTTACTACTGCTTTGGACCGGAAAACTGGTATCGGCGCTGGGCGACAGAATGTATGCCATTGCCATCGCCTGGTGGATTCTTGAAGTGACCAACTCGCCGGCCATGATGGGATTGTATTTACTGGCAGCTACATTGCCCATGGTTTTGATGGGGATTATTGCCGGAGCCATCATCGATAAATCCAACTTAAAACGTGTAATCATAATTGCCGATGTGGTGCGGGGAATAGGTATAACTTTACTGGGCCTTCTTTTTCTGGCAGGAAAACTAACACTTTTCTCCGTTTTTAGCACAACCGTTGTTATTTCGCTGGCGTCGGCATTTTTTAACCCGGCAGTAACCAGTATTGTTCCGCGTATCGTGCAGAAAAGCGAGTGTGGTAAAGCCAATTCACTTATTCAACTGGTTGATGGCATAGCAAAAGTTGCCGGGCCATTTGCCGGAGTGGCAATGGTAGCTGCCACCGGTTATGCAGGCGCGTTTTTAATTAACGGGATTTCTTTTTTACTCTCGGCATTTTTCGAAGGATTTATTTGTTATGAGAGAAAACATATTCTGTGGCGGAAAAGCAGCGACAACGATCCGGGCAAAAGCAAAACCTTAATCAACGACATTCAAGCCGGGCTTCAATACATATTTTCAAATGCCCGATTGCTGAACCTCTTGTTTTACATCTTTGTAGCCCATTTTTTTGTTGGCGCTTTATCGGTGATGCTTCCGGTAATGGCCAAATTTGTTTCGAATGATAACCTTAACCTACTAGGTATTCTGGAGACGGTATTGGGAGCAGGATTTGTTGTAGGAGCCTTAATTCTTAGCCGGAGGAGCGAGGAAAAATTCAGCATTGATTCACTGCCAAAGATTTTTGTTTTGGTGGGATTCAGCATCGTAACCATTGGTGTGATTGCCTTTTTCAGCAGCTTGCCGCTACTGTTGTTTGCGTTGCCCGTCTTTGTAATTGGTTATTGTATTGTCTTTGCATCCATCAATTGGAAAACCTTTATGCAGGTAAACACTCCGCCCGAAAAACTGGGGCGTGTGGCTGCCATCTCAGGATTGGTAGGCGACATTACACTCCCCATCGCTTTTGGACTTTATGGATTTTTGCTCGATCAACTTGATTTTGTAGTGCTAACCATTATCAGTGGATGCTTGCTAATTATTGCTATTTACATTATTAATCTGGGTACCCGAAAAAGACTCGCTCCGGTACGTGTATAA
- a CDS encoding Crp/Fnr family transcriptional regulator, with translation MLIDTLHDTERLKKGEFFLKHGNQCRKIGRLVKGVLRGFVLDVDGNEITTHFYREGDMVIGSYIPNVQTQMNIQALDECELSIADYATIMAHVNVDSEITKVITEAFKQLNTQLQSRLVALLNLDSLQKYELFLEEYPGLINRIPHYHIAHFLGITPTQLSRARKDFINKCK, from the coding sequence ATGCTGATTGATACCTTGCACGATACCGAACGTTTAAAGAAGGGCGAGTTCTTTTTAAAACACGGGAACCAGTGCCGAAAGATCGGGCGACTTGTAAAAGGAGTGCTTCGTGGTTTTGTACTCGATGTTGACGGAAATGAGATAACCACCCATTTTTATCGTGAAGGTGATATGGTTATCGGAAGCTATATTCCCAATGTGCAAACACAAATGAACATTCAGGCACTCGATGAGTGTGAACTTTCTATTGCTGATTACGCCACTATAATGGCACATGTAAATGTCGACAGCGAAATAACCAAAGTGATAACCGAAGCTTTCAAGCAATTGAATACGCAGTTGCAATCGCGGCTGGTGGCTTTGTTAAACCTCGATTCGCTACAGAAATACGAACTTTTTCTGGAAGAATACCCCGGACTGATTAACCGTATCCCGCATTACCATATTGCTCATTTTTTAGGAATAACACCCACCCAGTTAAGCAGGGCACGAAAGGATTTTATCAACAAATGTAAATGA
- a CDS encoding LytS/YhcK type 5TM receptor domain-containing protein, translating into MGSSFFAGLIQNIALLLVFSYIYEFRWIDSLHSRRIFPKFFAGIIVGAIGIFLMFTPWIYAPGIVFDTRSILLAIAGLYLGLYPTLIAIFITAVFRYYMGGDGMLMGIAVIVFSGLIGISWNYVLKWFKAKKTFLWLYLLGILVHVVMLACTQLLPQEQSLSTFKSIALPVIIIYPLSTVLLGLLMNKHLANWQNRKVKEELLATRQRFRDMLLDINMIFISLNNDGNITSCNNYLLNVTGYTKEEVIGKNWFDLFLPEENRAYLKEAFKTVLREKAPWLHHEGKIITKNGNELIFSWYNNVVEDVDGKVSGTVSLGENITEKQRTIEELKKAKDSAEESNRLKTVFLQNISHEIRTPMNGILGFLGFLKETPVDEKTREKYFDIMQQSGERLLTTVNALIDISKIETKQITVKQDKVNLSKLLAHHVSVYETQLKEKDIQFICTSEYLDSDIILLTDKYLFESIIANLLSNAVKFTKQGIIELGSYTLKEKITFFVKDTGSGIPQDRMAAIFDRFVQADLKISRPHEGTGLGLTIAKAYTELLGGELWVESELGKGSIFYFNLPDNTTKIETAERSMKKTAVNISNRKCKVLVAEDDEVSYLYLKNILKSAGLNTVHARNGDEAVECVRTDSDICMVLMDIKMPVMSGEEATAEIRKFNPDIPIIAQTAYAMADDKNKFLSVGCNDYISKPIQKEEMLRLIEKYLSPSK; encoded by the coding sequence ATGGGGAGTTCGTTTTTTGCCGGCTTAATACAAAACATTGCGTTGCTCCTTGTATTCAGTTATATATACGAGTTCCGCTGGATCGATTCTTTACATAGCAGGAGAATATTTCCTAAATTTTTTGCCGGAATAATTGTTGGAGCCATAGGTATTTTTCTGATGTTTACTCCATGGATTTATGCTCCCGGAATTGTTTTTGATACACGTTCCATTCTTTTGGCCATCGCCGGTTTGTACCTTGGATTGTATCCTACTCTTATCGCAATCTTTATAACAGCTGTTTTCAGGTATTATATGGGGGGCGACGGAATGTTGATGGGGATTGCAGTAATCGTATTTTCCGGTTTAATTGGTATTAGCTGGAACTACGTTCTGAAATGGTTCAAAGCAAAAAAAACATTCCTTTGGTTGTATTTGCTTGGCATTTTGGTTCATGTGGTAATGTTGGCATGCACCCAATTATTACCTCAGGAACAGTCGTTGAGTACGTTTAAATCAATTGCTCTGCCTGTAATTATAATATACCCGCTTAGTACAGTATTATTGGGTTTGTTAATGAATAAGCACCTGGCAAACTGGCAAAATCGAAAAGTAAAAGAAGAACTTCTGGCAACACGACAGCGATTCAGAGATATGTTGCTGGATATTAATATGATCTTCATTTCTTTAAATAACGATGGAAATATAACGTCATGCAACAACTACTTGTTAAATGTTACCGGTTACACAAAAGAAGAAGTGATTGGTAAAAACTGGTTTGATCTTTTTTTGCCCGAAGAAAACAGAGCTTATTTAAAAGAAGCTTTTAAAACAGTTCTACGCGAAAAAGCCCCCTGGTTGCATCATGAAGGGAAAATTATTACCAAAAATGGCAATGAACTGATATTCTCATGGTACAATAATGTTGTTGAAGATGTTGACGGCAAAGTTTCAGGAACAGTAAGCCTTGGCGAAAATATTACCGAAAAACAGCGTACAATCGAAGAGCTGAAAAAAGCAAAAGACAGTGCAGAAGAAAGTAACCGTTTAAAAACTGTGTTCCTGCAAAATATCAGTCACGAAATACGCACGCCAATGAATGGCATCCTTGGCTTTTTGGGTTTTCTTAAGGAAACTCCTGTTGATGAAAAAACCAGAGAAAAGTATTTCGATATTATGCAACAAAGTGGCGAACGCCTGCTTACAACAGTAAATGCTTTAATTGATATATCAAAAATTGAAACCAAACAAATTACAGTAAAACAGGATAAAGTAAACTTATCAAAGTTGCTTGCCCATCATGTATCGGTTTACGAAACCCAGTTAAAAGAAAAAGATATACAGTTTATTTGTACCAGTGAATACCTCGATTCTGATATTATCCTTCTTACCGACAAATATTTATTCGAAAGCATTATCGCAAATTTATTAAGCAATGCTGTAAAATTTACAAAACAGGGAATAATTGAGCTTGGAAGTTATACCTTAAAAGAAAAAATTACGTTTTTTGTAAAAGATACAGGCAGTGGAATTCCTCAAGACAGGATGGCGGCTATTTTCGACCGGTTTGTTCAGGCCGATTTAAAAATAAGTCGGCCACATGAAGGTACGGGCTTGGGGCTGACAATTGCAAAAGCTTATACCGAACTACTTGGAGGAGAATTATGGGTAGAATCAGAGTTGGGAAAAGGAAGTATATTCTATTTTAACCTTCCTGATAATACGACCAAAATAGAAACAGCAGAAAGGAGTATGAAAAAAACAGCAGTTAATATTAGTAATAGAAAATGCAAAGTGTTGGTTGCAGAGGACGATGAGGTAAGTTATTTATACCTAAAAAACATACTCAAAAGTGCGGGTTTGAATACCGTGCATGCAAGAAATGGCGACGAAGCCGTGGAGTGTGTGCGCACTGATTCTGATATTTGCATGGTATTAATGGATATAAAAATGCCGGTAATGAGTGGAGAGGAAGCAACTGCGGAAATTCGCAAATTTAATCCCGATATTCCAATTATTGCACAAACGGCTTATGCCATGGCAGATGATAAGAATAAATTTCTTAGCGTAGGGTGTAATGATTATATTTCAAAACCCATTCAAAAGGAAGAAATGCTGCGGTTGATCGAAAAATATTTATCTCCATCCAAATAG
- a CDS encoding GH92 family glycosyl hydrolase produces the protein MKPLLFLAVLLLLLVSCNNTKQEITTVESFPKDYCQYVNPMVGTSTMGHTFPGATAPFGMVQLGPQTDMQPYFNPDGNYNKKTYEYCAGYQYRDTTIIGFAHTNFSGTGHSDLGDFLVMPTTGDLVLDPIQQEDGSKGFYSVFSHENENAEPGYYSVKLDDYNIGAEMTASERVGFHQYTFPESDDAHIILDLVYNVYHYDEKNVWTFLRVENDSLITGYRQTKGWGRTRKVFFAMQFSKPFKSYGHKKNDEDNYDGHYRYFDQEKNFPEMAGRNIRAYFNFDTSENEKLKVKFALSPVSMAGALNNLETEIPNWDFEKVKNQTQQKWNNELAKIRVESISDNDKRTFYTALYHTMLSPIVYEDVDGSYRGLDQNIHQSVGFTNYTIFSLWDTYRALHPFFNLIQPSRNNDMIKSMLAHYDQSVHHMLPVWSHYANENWCMIGYHSTTVLADAVVKGVGDFNRKRALDAAVTTAKVPYFHGIGDYMKYGFVPEDKSSYSVSKTLEYAFDDWCIAQIAKNTGDEAIEKEFTERSNAYKKVYDPSIGFMRPKMSNGEFRKEFDPLDTHGQGFIEGNAWNYGLYVPHQVEDMVQIMGGKKRLSGMLDSLFTMELDDKYIEKNEDITRDGMIGNYVHGNEPGHHIPFLYNYTDESYKTQSRVRMIMKTMYGAEVNSLCGNDDAGQMSAWYIFNSLGFYPLAPGSEYYELGSPCVKKAVVSFENGNQLTITAKNQSEENVYVSKVTLNGREIDGTKISHFDLIKGGDLVFEMSHQATK, from the coding sequence ATGAAACCACTACTTTTTTTAGCAGTTCTGCTGCTTTTACTCGTTTCATGTAATAACACGAAACAAGAAATTACAACTGTCGAAAGTTTTCCAAAAGATTATTGCCAATATGTAAACCCGATGGTAGGAACAAGTACTATGGGGCATACGTTCCCGGGAGCAACAGCACCGTTTGGAATGGTGCAATTAGGGCCGCAAACCGATATGCAACCTTACTTTAATCCCGATGGCAACTACAATAAAAAAACGTACGAATATTGTGCCGGTTACCAGTATCGCGATACTACGATAATTGGTTTTGCGCACACCAATTTTAGTGGAACCGGCCACTCCGATCTGGGCGATTTTTTGGTTATGCCAACCACAGGTGATTTGGTACTCGATCCGATTCAGCAAGAGGATGGAAGCAAAGGTTTTTATTCAGTTTTTTCGCACGAAAATGAAAACGCTGAGCCCGGTTATTACAGCGTAAAACTCGATGATTATAACATCGGGGCGGAAATGACAGCATCAGAGAGAGTGGGCTTTCATCAATATACTTTTCCAGAATCAGACGACGCACACATAATTCTAGACCTGGTTTACAACGTTTATCATTACGATGAGAAAAACGTGTGGACATTTTTGCGTGTAGAGAACGATTCGCTGATTACCGGTTACCGTCAGACAAAAGGGTGGGGACGTACGCGAAAAGTATTTTTTGCCATGCAGTTTTCAAAGCCTTTTAAAAGTTACGGGCATAAAAAAAATGACGAGGATAACTACGACGGACATTACCGGTATTTTGATCAGGAGAAAAATTTCCCTGAGATGGCCGGCCGGAATATAAGGGCTTATTTTAATTTTGATACAAGCGAAAACGAAAAGCTGAAAGTAAAGTTCGCACTTTCGCCGGTGAGTATGGCTGGCGCTTTAAACAACCTGGAAACAGAAATTCCAAATTGGGATTTTGAAAAAGTGAAAAACCAAACACAGCAGAAATGGAACAATGAACTCGCAAAAATCAGGGTGGAAAGCATTTCGGATAATGACAAAAGAACTTTTTACACAGCGCTCTACCATACCATGCTAAGCCCGATTGTGTACGAAGATGTGGATGGCAGTTACCGCGGGCTCGATCAAAATATCCACCAGTCGGTAGGATTTACCAACTACACAATTTTTTCGTTGTGGGATACTTATCGCGCTTTACATCCATTCTTTAATTTGATTCAGCCATCGCGTAACAACGACATGATAAAATCGATGCTGGCGCATTACGATCAAAGCGTGCACCACATGTTGCCTGTTTGGAGCCATTATGCCAACGAAAACTGGTGTATGATCGGCTACCATTCAACGACCGTTTTGGCCGATGCTGTGGTGAAAGGAGTGGGTGATTTTAATCGTAAGCGGGCGCTGGATGCTGCAGTTACAACAGCAAAAGTTCCCTATTTTCATGGAATTGGCGATTATATGAAATACGGTTTTGTCCCCGAGGATAAAAGTTCGTACTCGGTGTCGAAAACACTGGAATACGCTTTTGATGACTGGTGTATTGCACAAATTGCCAAAAACACCGGAGATGAAGCTATTGAAAAGGAGTTCACGGAACGATCGAACGCTTACAAAAAAGTTTACGACCCTTCAATTGGTTTTATGCGTCCCAAAATGTCGAACGGCGAGTTCAGAAAAGAATTTGATCCGCTGGATACACATGGCCAGGGATTTATTGAAGGCAATGCCTGGAATTACGGATTGTATGTTCCGCACCAGGTGGAAGATATGGTGCAAATAATGGGCGGTAAAAAACGATTGTCGGGAATGTTGGATTCGTTGTTTACCATGGAGCTGGACGATAAATACATTGAAAAGAACGAAGACATTACCCGCGATGGAATGATCGGAAATTATGTGCATGGCAACGAACCGGGACACCATATTCCATTTTTGTACAACTACACGGATGAATCTTACAAAACCCAAAGCCGGGTGCGCATGATCATGAAAACTATGTATGGCGCTGAAGTAAACAGTTTGTGTGGTAACGACGATGCCGGACAAATGAGTGCCTGGTATATCTTTAACAGCCTTGGTTTTTATCCGCTGGCACCCGGATCGGAATATTACGAGTTGGGCAGTCCTTGTGTTAAAAAAGCTGTCGTTTCATTTGAAAATGGGAACCAGCTTACTATTACTGCTAAAAATCAAAGCGAGGAGAATGTGTACGTTAGTAAAGTTACTTTAAATGGTCGCGAAATAGATGGCACAAAAATTTCGCACTTCGATTTAATAAAAGGAGGTGATCTGGTATTTGAAATGAGTCATCAGGCAACAAAATAG
- a CDS encoding glycogen/starch synthase, whose protein sequence is MEKKRILYISQEITPYLPESEMSEIGRYLPQGVQEKGREIRTFMPRYGCVNERRNQLHEVIRLSGMNLVINDADHPLIIKVASIQAARMQVYFIDNEDYFQRKAVLHDADGNEFEDNDERAVFFARGVLETVIKLRWAPDIIHCHGWLTSLVPLYIKKYYYNDPLFQNSKLVYSVYNDDFKNTLDSNFNEKLLLEGITKDDVTAIEEPTFANVSKMAIDYSDAVVQGSEDINKDVKSHIQESGKLFLDYQPKDTYIDAYNEFYDKV, encoded by the coding sequence ATGGAAAAGAAAAGAATCCTTTATATTTCACAGGAGATTACCCCTTATTTACCAGAAAGCGAAATGTCAGAAATAGGACGTTACCTGCCACAGGGCGTTCAGGAGAAAGGGAGAGAGATTAGAACATTTATGCCGCGTTATGGCTGCGTAAACGAGCGTAGAAATCAGTTACACGAGGTAATCCGTTTATCGGGTATGAACCTTGTTATTAACGATGCAGATCATCCGCTAATCATAAAGGTAGCGTCGATACAAGCTGCCCGTATGCAGGTTTATTTTATCGATAATGAAGATTATTTTCAACGCAAAGCCGTTTTGCATGATGCTGATGGAAATGAGTTCGAAGACAACGACGAGCGTGCTGTCTTCTTTGCCCGTGGTGTATTGGAGACAGTAATTAAGCTGCGTTGGGCTCCCGATATTATTCACTGTCATGGTTGGCTTACATCGTTAGTGCCGTTGTATATTAAAAAGTATTACTATAACGATCCGCTGTTTCAAAACTCGAAACTGGTGTATTCGGTTTATAACGATGATTTCAAAAATACGCTGGACAGCAATTTTAACGAGAAATTGTTACTTGAAGGTATTACCAAAGATGATGTAACGGCAATTGAAGAGCCTACATTTGCCAACGTTAGCAAAATGGCTATCGATTACTCGGATGCGGTAGTGCAAGGAAGCGAGGACATTAACAAGGATGTTAAAAGTCACATTCAGGAAAGCGGTAAGTTATTCCTTGACTACCAACCAAAAGATACATATATTGATGCTTACAACGAGTTTTACGATAAAGTGTAA
- a CDS encoding DUF4270 domain-containing protein → MKYNTVQLLKTLGGLLILVSAFVACNNEQNDLGLGVLPEEDLINVRNISVSDKISSYTFSENGIVSNKADNNLLGSFNDPVFGKTTAHYAAQFRLAAFPDFGTNPVVDSVRLYVFYRNIYGDTITTQHLKVFEMESELDPDADYTEDVDLKSMASDIPLAEFNFKPKVELDSASQDTNYQLLTIPLDNSLGEKLLSADSLDMVTNDVFLEYFKGLYIESEDVSGNGALLTIHTVPTSTFQGSALLVYYNNDENTIDLEEDEEPDTLSQVYLITQYSARVSAIEHDYTGTPFLENLDSEEVEDDLVYVQPTGGLKSRITISGLESWKDSTNMGINKAEIIFHVDTVASDIHNYPPPNQLLFTFVAPDEEEYRPIDYFFNPAFYGGYLDTSDYTYSFNITQHVQRIIDYTDPEDDNFVGNQGFYLTTGQRVDIPNRVVLKSAKNDGVEMRITYSRFLE, encoded by the coding sequence ATGAAATACAATACAGTGCAGTTATTAAAAACTTTAGGAGGCCTGTTAATTCTTGTAAGTGCTTTTGTAGCTTGCAATAACGAGCAAAACGATTTAGGCTTAGGAGTCCTGCCTGAAGAAGACCTGATAAATGTTCGGAATATTTCTGTGTCCGACAAAATTTCATCCTATACATTTTCTGAAAACGGCATTGTTTCCAATAAAGCAGATAACAATCTGTTGGGAAGTTTCAACGATCCGGTTTTTGGCAAAACCACTGCACATTATGCCGCACAATTCCGTTTAGCAGCATTTCCTGATTTTGGTACTAATCCCGTGGTAGACTCGGTAAGATTATATGTTTTTTACCGAAATATATATGGCGATACAATCACTACACAGCACTTAAAGGTGTTTGAAATGGAAAGTGAACTTGATCCTGATGCAGACTATACTGAAGATGTCGATCTTAAATCAATGGCTTCAGATATACCATTAGCTGAATTTAATTTTAAGCCAAAAGTAGAGCTCGACTCTGCCAGTCAGGATACAAATTATCAGTTGTTAACCATTCCGCTTGATAACTCGTTGGGAGAAAAATTGTTAAGTGCCGATTCGCTTGATATGGTAACTAACGATGTCTTCTTAGAATACTTCAAGGGGCTTTATATTGAGAGTGAGGATGTATCGGGCAATGGCGCATTGCTAACAATACATACTGTGCCAACCAGTACATTTCAGGGATCGGCGTTGTTGGTTTATTATAATAATGATGAGAATACGATTGACCTGGAAGAAGATGAAGAGCCAGATACTTTGTCCCAGGTTTATTTAATTACACAATATAGCGCCCGGGTAAGTGCGATTGAACATGATTATACCGGAACTCCTTTTTTAGAAAACCTGGATAGTGAAGAGGTTGAGGATGATTTGGTTTACGTTCAGCCAACAGGTGGTTTAAAATCAAGAATAACAATTTCAGGTCTTGAAAGCTGGAAAGACTCTACCAATATGGGAATAAATAAGGCTGAAATCATTTTTCATGTCGATACTGTTGCCAGCGATATTCACAATTATCCACCGCCAAACCAGTTGCTGTTTACCTTTGTTGCGCCGGATGAAGAGGAATATCGCCCTATCGATTATTTCTTTAATCCTGCATTTTACGGCGGATATTTAGATACCAGTGATTATACTTATAGTTTTAATATTACTCAGCACGTACAACGGATTATTGATTATACCGACCCTGAAGACGACAATTTTGTAGGTAATCAGGGATTTTATTTAACAACCGGGCAACGTGTTGACATTCCGAACAGGGTAGTCTTAAAAAGTGCCAAAAACGATGGAGTGGAAATGCGAATCACTTACTCCAGATTTTTAGAATAG